From a region of the Candidatus Jettenia caeni genome:
- a CDS encoding putative glycosyltransferase, which translates to MQNILYIIPSLRLAGAEKQIIGLVNGLSEKRFNIHLFTFESPLDQLDSLNKQKVKFYNYPRRYKFDFSPSKKIAEIINRENIDIIDCRLQIALLYGFLGRILAKKKVKFTTSVHTTINRNRKDELLDRLLYVQLMKYCDRVITVCENQRKYWIRKYPFLEEKCITIHNGIDIDEFKDDVSEDEKKALRASLKIEDDELLVGTVAGFRPEKGHEYILRALKLLLNSGVKIKLILIGDGERRNYLQSLAHELGIWRNVIWLGLQKEPKKYISIFDIFLMASYRVETFSNAIIEALSMSKPVIATDVGGTSEMVKDGVNGFLVRPKNPEDISEKITYFIKNPQCFRRFSQNARLCAVEGLSKERTIMKTEELLMTLA; encoded by the coding sequence ATGCAGAATATTCTCTATATTATCCCATCCTTAAGACTTGCCGGAGCTGAGAAGCAAATCATTGGTTTAGTAAATGGTTTATCAGAAAAAAGATTCAATATCCATCTTTTTACCTTCGAGAGTCCGCTTGATCAGTTGGATAGCCTGAACAAACAGAAAGTTAAGTTCTATAATTATCCCAGGCGGTATAAGTTTGATTTTTCTCCCTCGAAAAAGATTGCCGAAATAATTAATAGAGAAAATATAGATATTATAGACTGCAGATTGCAGATTGCCCTTCTGTATGGATTTCTTGGAAGGATATTGGCAAAAAAGAAGGTAAAATTCACAACCTCGGTACATACAACAATAAATAGAAATAGAAAGGATGAACTGTTGGATCGTCTTCTCTATGTTCAATTAATGAAATACTGTGATAGGGTTATAACCGTTTGCGAAAATCAGAGGAAATACTGGATAAGAAAATACCCCTTCCTTGAAGAAAAATGTATCACCATACATAACGGTATAGATATTGATGAATTTAAGGATGACGTATCCGAGGATGAAAAGAAGGCTTTAAGGGCTTCCTTAAAGATAGAAGATGATGAGTTGCTTGTAGGGACGGTTGCAGGCTTCAGGCCGGAAAAAGGTCACGAATATATATTGAGGGCATTAAAACTTCTTTTGAACTCAGGCGTAAAGATCAAACTCATTCTTATAGGGGATGGGGAGAGAAGAAATTACCTGCAGTCTCTTGCTCATGAACTTGGAATTTGGAGAAATGTCATCTGGCTGGGTTTGCAGAAAGAACCGAAAAAATATATCAGTATCTTCGATATATTCCTTATGGCATCTTATAGGGTAGAGACATTCTCTAATGCAATTATTGAGGCACTTTCTATGTCTAAGCCTGTTATCGCAACAGATGTAGGAGGAACCTCTGAGATGGTTAAAGACGGCGTAAATGGCTTTCTTGTAAGGCCAAAAAATCCGGAAGATATTTCGGAAAAGATTACATATTTCATTAAAAATCCGCAGTGTTTTAGGCGCTTCTCCCAAAACGCAAGACTATGCGCTGTAGAAGGGTTAAGCAAAGAACGGACGATAATGAAGACAGAAGAACTCCTTATGACATTAGCTTAA